One part of the Arabidopsis thaliana chromosome 1 sequence genome encodes these proteins:
- the REV3 gene encoding recovery protein 3: MADSQSGSNVFSLRIVSIDYYMASPIPGYNICYSSFQGSEVNEVPVIRIYGSTPAGQKTCLHIHRALPYLYIPCSEIPLEHHKGVDGSTLALSLELEKALKLKGNAASKRQHIHDCEIVRAKKFYGYHSTEEAFVKIYLYHPPDVARAASLLLAGAVLGKSLQPYESHIPFILQFLVDYNLYGMGHVHISKMKFRSPVPHHFRPRRFDLDDCPGQRIDEVAITKANSSAAASVSFPVWSLSTIPGQWMWNLSEESDTPLSQSQHRHQHHYRRQSLCELEGDATSSDILNQQFKMYNSLSQAQSDTNMVQSLVAIWEEEYERTGVHDAPIPPDPGKPSAADVLQTMSDYVGFGNMLKEMLNKVELSPPGMKPTAVSSAGPDMHAKPEITDLQALNHMVGTCSEFPASEQLSPLGEKSEEASMENDEYMKTPTDRDTPAQIQDAEALGLFKWFASSQAAEDINSDDEILRETILSPLLPLASINKVLEMASTDYVSQSQKECQDILDSQENLPDFGSSTKRALPSNPDSQNLRTSSDKQSLEIEVASDVPDSSTSNGASENSFRRYRKSDLHTSEVMEYKNRSFSKSNKPSNSVWGPLPFTLTKNLQKDFDSTNASDKLGLTKISSYPMNEMTDNYIVPVKEHQADVCNTIDRNVLAGCSLRDLMRKKRLCHGESPVSQHMKSRKVRDSRHGEKNECTLRCEAKKQGPALSAEFSEFVCGDTPNLSPIDSGNCECNISTESSELHSVDRCSAKETASQNSDEVLRNLSSTTVPFGKDPQTVESGTLVSSNIHVGIEIDSVQKSGREQESTANETDETGRLICLTLSKKPPSLDCLSAGLQDSAHSHEIHAREKQHDEYEGNSNDIPFFPLEDNKEEKKHFFQGTSLGIPLHHLNDGSNLYLLTPAFSPPSVDSVLQWISNDKGDSNIDSEKQPLRDNHNDRGASFTDLASASNVVSVSEHVEQHNNLFVNSESNAYTESEIDLKPKGTFLNLNLQASVSQELSQISGPDGKSGPTPLSQMGFRDPASMGAGQQLTILSIEVHAESRGDLRPDPRFDSVNVIALVVQNDDSFVAEVFVLLFSPDSIDQRNVDGLSGCKLSVFLEERQLFRYFIETLCKWDPDVLLGWDIQGGSIGFLAERAAQLGIRFLNNISRTPSPTTTNNSDNKRKLGNNLLPDPLVANPAQVEEVVIEDEWGRTHASGVHVGGRIVLNAWRLIRGEVKLNMYTIEAVSEAVLRQKVPSIPYKVLTEWFSSGPAGARYRCIEYVIRRANLNLEIMSQLDMINRTSELARVFGIDFFSVLSRGSQYRVESMLLRLAHTQNYLAISPGNQQVASQPAMECVPLVMEPESAFYDDPVIVLDFQSLYPSMIIAYNLCFSTCLGKLAHLKMNTLGVSSYSLDLDVLQDLNQILQTPNSVMYVPPEVRRGILPRLLEEILSTRIMVKKAMKKLTPSEAVLHRIFNARQLALKLIANVTYGYTAAGFSGRMPCAELADSIVQCGRSTLEKAISFVNANDNWNARVVYGDTDSMFVLLKGRTVKEAFVVGQEIASAITEMNPHPVTLKMEKVYHPCFLLTKKRYVGYSYESPNQREPIFDAKGIETVRRDTCEAVAKTMEQSLRLFFEQKNISKVKSYLYRQWKRILSGRVSLQDFIFAKEVRLGTYSTRDSSLLPPAAIVATKSMKADPRTEPRYAERVPYVVIHGEPGARLVDMVVDPLVLLDVDTPYRLNDLYYINKQIIPALQRVFGLVGADLNQWFLEMPRLTRSSLGQRPLNSKNSHKTRIDYFYLSKHCILCGEVVQESAQLCNRCLQNKSAAAATIVWKTSKLEREMQHLATICRHCGGGDWVVQSGVKCNSLACSVFYERRKVQKELRGLSSIATESELYPKCMAEWF, from the exons ATGGCTGATTCTCAATCCGGTTCCAATGTTTTCAGTTTACGGATAGTTTCAATCGATTATTACATGGCTTCTCCAATCCCTGGTTATAATATTTGCTACAGTAGCTTCCAAG GTAGTGAGGTAAATGAAGTCCCTGTTATAAGGATATACGGCTCTACACCTGCTGGTCAGAAGACTTGCTTGCACATTCATCGT GCTTTACCATATCTCTATATTCCGTGCTCAGAAATTCCACTTGAGCATCATAAAGGAG tgGATGGAAGTACACTTGCTTTATCCCTTGAGTTAGAGAAGGCTCTAAAG CTTAAGGGAAATGCTGCTTCAAAAAGGCAACATATCCATGATTGTGAGATTGTAAGAGCAAAGAAGTTTTATGGGTACCACTCAACAGAGGAGGCTTTTGTGAAGATTTATCT CTACCATCCACCCGATGTGGCTCGTGCTGCCAGTCTTCTTCTG GCAGGTGCTGTTCTTGGTAAAAGTTTGCAGCCTTACGAGTCTCATATTCCCTTTATTCTCCAGTTTCTG GTTGATTATAATTTGTATGGAATGGGTCATGTGCATATATCAAAGATGAAGTTCCGTAGCCCAGTGCCTCACCATTTCCGGCCAAGGAGATTTGATTTGGATGATTGTCCGGGACAAAGGATTGACGAAGTGGCTATTACAAAG GCAAATTCAAGTGCTGCTGCAAGCGTCAGTTTTCCTGTTTGGAGCTTGTCAACAATCCCAGGTCAGTGGATGTGGAATCTCTCTGAAGAATCTGATACACCGTTGAGCCAGAGCCAGCATAGGCACCAACACCATTACAGACGTCAGAGTCTCTGTGAACTTGAGGGAGATGCTACTAGTAGTG ATATTCTCAATCAACAGTTTAAAATGTACAACTCCCTTTCACAAGCCCAGTCTGATACTAACATGGTTCAGTCGCTTGTGGCAATTTGGGAG GAGGAGTATGAAAGGACTGGTGTGCATGATGCACCTATACCTCCTGATCCTGGTAAACCCTCTGCAGCTGATGTGTTGCAGACTATGTCAGATTATGTTGGGTTTGGGAATATGCTTAAAGAAATGCTAAACAAAGTTGAATTGTCTCCGCCTGGTATGAAGCCTACTGCAGTATCTTCAGCTGGTCCAGATATGCATGCCAAACCTGAAATTACTGATCTACAGGCTTTGAATCATATGGTTGGTACATGCAGTGAGTTTCCTGCATCAGAACAGCTTTCTCCACTTGGCGAGAAGAGTGAAGAAGCATCAATGGAAAATGatgaatatatgaaaacaCCCACGGACAGAGATACACCTGCTCAAATACAAGATGCTGAAGCCTTGGGTCTCTTTAAGTGGTTTGCCTCATCTCAGGCTGCAGAGGACATAAACTCAGATGATGAGATTCTCCGGGAAACTATCCTTAGTCCTCTTTTGCCTTTAGCGTCTATTAACAAGGTTCTTGAAATGGCTAGTACAGATTATGTGAGCCAATCCCAAAAGGAATGTCAAGACATTCTTGATTCTCAGGAAAATCTTCCAGACTTTGGGAGTTCGACTAAGAGAGCTTTACCTAGTAATCCTGATAGCCAGAATCTTAGAACTTCATCCGACAAACAATCTCTTGAAATAGAAGTCGCTAGTGATGTTCCAGATAGCTCCACTTCAAATGGAGCAAGCGAAAATTCATTCCGGAGATACAGAAAGAGTGATTTACATACGAGTGAAGTAATGGAGTATAAGAACAGGAGCTTCTCTAAGAGCAACAAGCCTAGCAACTCAGTATGGGGACCTTTACCTTTTACACTGACCAAAAATCTTCAGAAGGACTTTGACAGTACAAATGCTAGTGATAAACTTGGTTTAACAAAGATTAGTTCTTACCCCATGAATGAGATGACAGACAATTATATTGTTCCAGTCAAAGAACATCAAGCAGATGTTTGTAATACAATTGACAGAAACGTTTTGGCTGGATGTTCTCTGCGGGACTTGATGAGAAAAAAACGGTTATGCCATGGAGAATCGCCTGTTTCACAGCATATGAAGTCTAGGAAGGTTAGAGATTCCCGACACGGGGAAAAAAATGAGTGCACCTTGAGATGTGAGGCCAAAAAACAAGGTCCTGCTCTTTCTGCAGAATTTAGCGAATTTGTTTGTGGCGATACTCCAAATTTATCTCCTATAGATTCTGGAAATTGCGAGTGTAATATATCCACTGAGTCATCTGAACTTCATTCTGTTGATAGATGTTCAGCTAAAGAGACAGCAAGTCAAAACAGTGATGAAGTTTTAAGGAATTTGTCATCTACCACTGTTCCATTTGGTAAGGATCCACAAACTGTGGAATCAGGAACACTAGTGTCTAGCAATATACATGTTGGGATTGAAATAGATAGTGTCCAAAAATCGGGGAGGGAGCAAGAGTCAACTGCCAATGAAACTGATGAGACGGGAAGATTAATATGCCTAACCTTAAGCAAGAAGCCTCCTTCTCTCGATTGCCTAAGTGCTGGACTGCAGGATTCTGCACATTCTCATGAAATTCATGCCAGGGAAAAACAGCATGATGAATATG AGGGAAATTCCAACGACATCCCGTTTTTTCCCTTGGAGGACAACAAGGAGGAAAAGAAACACTTTTTCCAAGGAACTTCCCTTGGTATTCCCTTGCATCATCTCAATGACGGCTCCAATCTTTACCTACTGACCCCTGCCTTTTCACCCCCTTCTGTGGATTCTGTTTTACAATGGATATCGAATGACAAAG GAGACTCTAATATTGATTCAGAAAAACAACCATTACGAGATAATCATAATGATCGTGGAGCAAGTTTCACTGATCTTGCTTCTGCATCTAATGTGGTGTCTGTGTCTGAGCACGTGGAGCAGCATAATAACCTTTTTGTGAATTCAGAATCAAATGCTTATACAGAGTCGGAGATAGATCTGAAACCCAAAGGAACGTTTCTTAATCTTAACTTGCAGGCCAGTGTTTCCCAAGAGCTGTCTCAGATTTCAGGCCCTGATGGGAAATCTGGGCCCACTCCCTTAAGTCAAATGGGATTCCGAGATCCTGCGAGCATGGGTGCGGGGCAACAGCTTACAATTCTGAGTATAGAG GTTCATGCAGAGTCTAGAGGGGACCTGCGACCTGATCCACGATTTGATTCTGTCAATGTTATAGCTCTCGTCGTGCAGAATGACGATAGTTTTGTAGCTGAAGTATTTGTGCTTTTATTTAGTCCAGATAGCATTGATCAGAG AAATGTTGATGGCCTATCTGGATGCAAGTTGTCTGTATTCCTTGAAGAGAGGCAACTATTCAGATATTTTATTGAGACTTTATGTAAATGGGATCCAGATGTTCTTCTGGGCTGGGATATACAGGGCGGATCCATTGGTTTTCTAGCTGAAAGAGCTGCACAGCTTGGTATAAGATTTCTCAATAATATATCTAGGACGCCATCTCCGACCACAACAAACAATTCAGATAATAAGAGAAAACTTGGTAATAATCTGCTGCCAGATCCGTTGGTAGCTAATCCTGCTCAAGTAGAAGAAGTGGTAATTGAGGACGAGTGGGGCCGCACACATGCTAGTGGTGTTCATGTTGGAGGTAGAATTGTTCTCAATGCATGGCGTTTGATTCGCGGGGAAGTTAAACTCAACATGTACACGATTGAAGCTGTGTCAGAGGCTGTTTTGAGGCAGAAGGTTCCATCAATCCCCTATAAGGTATTGACAGAATGGTTTTCAAGTGGTCCTGCGGGTGCAAGATATAGATGCATAGAATATGTGATTCGGCGAGCAAATTTGAACCTTGAGATAATGAGCCAACTTGACATG ATAAATCGTACGTCAGAACTTGCTCGTGTTTTTGGTATAGACTTTTTCTCAGTTCTCTCCCGAGGTTCACAGTACAGAGTGGAATCCATGCTTCTGAGATTAGCACATACACAAAATTATCTTGCTATTTCTCCAGGAAACCAACAG GTTGCCTCTCAGCCAGCTATGGAATGTGTACCTCTTGTGATGGAACCAGAATCTGCCTTTTACGATGATCCTGTTATTGTGTTGGATTTTCAATCTCTTTACCCTTCAATGATTATAGCATATAATCTGTGCTTTTCTACATGTCTCGGAAAACTTGCACATTTGAAGATGAACACCCTTGGGGTCAGCTCATACTCTCTAGACCTCGATGTTCTTCAGGATTTAAATCAGATCCTACAGACCCCAAACAGTGTGATGTACGTGCCACCAGAG GTGCGTAGAGGAATTTTACCTAGGCTGCTAGAGGAGATTCTGTCTACAAGAATAATGGTGAAAAAAGCAATGAAAAAGTTGACTCCTTCAGAAGCAGTTCTTCACCGG ATATTTAATGCGAGGCAGCTTGCTTTAAAGCTGATAGCAAATGTGACTTATGGTTATACTGCTGCTGGCTTCAGTGGTCGAATGCCTTGTGCAGAGCTGGCAGATAGTATTGTCCAGTGTGGTCGTAGCACACTTGAGAAGGCTATTTCATTCGTCAATGCCAATGATAATTGGAACGCTAGAGTTGTATATGGTGACACTGATAG TATGTTTGTCCTCCTAAAAGGACGAACTGTAAAAGAAGCTTTTGTAGTCGGACAAGAGATTGCATCTGCAATAACTGAAATGAACCCACACCCAGTCACTTTAAAGATGGAGAAAGTCTATCACCCTTGTTTCCTTCTTACGAAGAAGCGTTATGTTGGGTACAGTTATGAAAGTCCCAATCAGAGAGAGCCTATATTTGATGCAAAAGGTATTGAAACTGTTCGAAGAGACACTTGTGAAGCTGTTGCGAAAACTATGGAGCAATCGTTGAGACTCTTTTTTGAACAGAAGAACATCTCTAAG GTTAAGTCGTACTTGTATAGACAGTGGAAGCGGATACTATCAGGGAGAGTGTCTCTTCAAGATTTTATCTTTGCAAAAGAAGTTCGGTTGGGTACTTACAGCACAAGAGACTCTTCACTCCTTCCTCCAGCAGCTATTGTGGCAACCAAATCAATGAAAGCAGACCCTCGGACAGAGCCACGCTATGCTGAACGAGTGCCTTATGTTGTGATTCATGGGGAGCCAGGAGCTCGACTTGTTGATATGGTTGTTGATCCACTGGTTCTTTTGGACGTCGATACACCCTACCGACTGAATGACTTATACTacatcaacaaacaaattatacCAGCTTTGCAAAGGGTATTTGGACTCGTGGGTGCAGACTTAAACCAGTGGTTTTTGGAGATGCCCCGTCTCACCAGAAGCTCCCTTGGTCAACGTCCCTTAAACTCTAAAAACTCACACAAAACAAggattgattatttttatctaTCGAAACATTGCATCTTGTGTGGGGAAGTTGTTCAAGAATCTGCTCAACTATGCAACCGGTGCCTTCAAAATAAAAGTGCTGCTGCTGCAACCATTGTTTGGAAGACTTCAAAGTTGGAGAGAGAGATGCAACACCTAGCCACG ATATGCAGACACTGTGGTGGGGGAGACTGGGTGGTGCAAAGCGGAGTGAAATGCAATTCCCTTGCGTGCTCAGTCTTTTACGAGAGACGGAAAGTTCAGAAAGAGCTTCGTGGCCTCTCCTCCATTGCTACTGAGAGTGAGCTTTACCCTAAATGCATGGCTGAGTGGTTCTAA
- the REV3 gene encoding recovery protein 3, which yields MADSQSGSNVFSLRIVSIDYYMASPIPGYNICYSSFQGSEVNEVPVIRIYGSTPAGQKTCLHIHRALPYLYIPCSEIPLEHHKGVDGSTLALSLELEKALKLKGNAASKRQHIHDCEIVRAKKFYGYHSTEEAFVKIYLYHPPDVARAASLLLAGAVLGKSLQPYESHIPFILQFLVDYNLYGMGHVHISKMKFRSPVPHHFRPRRFDLDDCPGQRIDEVAITKQANSSAAASVSFPVWSLSTIPGQWMWNLSEESDTPLSQSQHRHQHHYRRQSLCELEGDATSSDILNQQFKMYNSLSQAQSDTNMVQSLVAIWEEEYERTGVHDAPIPPDPGKPSAADVLQTMSDYVGFGNMLKEMLNKVELSPPGMKPTAVSSAGPDMHAKPEITDLQALNHMVGTCSEFPASEQLSPLGEKSEEASMENDEYMKTPTDRDTPAQIQDAEALGLFKWFASSQAAEDINSDDEILRETILSPLLPLASINKVLEMASTDYVSQSQKECQDILDSQENLPDFGSSTKRALPSNPDSQNLRTSSDKQSLEIEVASDVPDSSTSNGASENSFRRYRKSDLHTSEVMEYKNRSFSKSNKPSNSVWGPLPFTLTKNLQKDFDSTNASDKLGLTKISSYPMNEMTDNYIVPVKEHQADVCNTIDRNVLAGCSLRDLMRKKRLCHGESPVSQHMKSRKVRDSRHGEKNECTLRCEAKKQGPALSAEFSEFVCGDTPNLSPIDSGNCECNISTESSELHSVDRCSAKETASQNSDEVLRNLSSTTVPFGKDPQTVESGTLVSSNIHVGIEIDSVQKSGREQESTANETDETGRLICLTLSKKPPSLDCLSAGLQDSAHSHEIHAREKQHDEYEGNSNDIPFFPLEDNKEEKKHFFQGTSLGIPLHHLNDGSNLYLLTPAFSPPSVDSVLQWISNDKGDSNIDSEKQPLRDNHNDRGASFTDLASASNVVSVSEHVEQHNNLFVNSESNAYTESEIDLKPKGTFLNLNLQASVSQELSQISGPDGKSGPTPLSQMGFRDPASMGAGQQLTILSIEVHAESRGDLRPDPRFDSVNVIALVVQNDDSFVAEVFVLLFSPDSIDQRNVDGLSGCKLSVFLEERQLFRYFIETLCKWDPDVLLGWDIQGGSIGFLAERAAQLGIRFLNNISRTPSPTTTNNSDNKRKLGNNLLPDPLVANPAQVEEVVIEDEWGRTHASGVHVGGRIVLNAWRLIRGEVKLNMYTIEAVSEAVLRQKVPSIPYKVLTEWFSSGPAGARYRCIEYVIRRANLNLEIMSQLDMINRTSELARVFGIDFFSVLSRGSQYRVESMLLRLAHTQNYLAISPGNQQVASQPAMECVPLVMEPESAFYDDPVIVLDFQSLYPSMIIAYNLCFSTCLGKLAHLKMNTLGVSSYSLDLDVLQDLNQILQTPNSVMYVPPEVRRGILPRLLEEILSTRIMVKKAMKKLTPSEAVLHRIFNARQLALKLIANVTYGYTAAGFSGRMPCAELADSIVQCGRSTLEKAISFVNANDNWNARVVYGDTDSMFVLLKGRTVKEAFVVGQEIASAITEMNPHPVTLKMEKVYHPCFLLTKKRYVGYSYESPNQREPIFDAKGIETVRRDTCEAVAKTMEQSLRLFFEQKNISKVKSYLYRQWKRILSGRVSLQDFIFAKEVRLGTYSTRDSSLLPPAAIVATKSMKADPRTEPRYAERVPYVVIHGEPGARLVDMVVDPLVLLDVDTPYRLNDLYYINKQIIPALQRVFGLVGADLNQWFLEMPRLTRSSLGQRPLNSKNSHKTRIDYFYLSKHCILCGEVVQESAQLCNRCLQNKSAAAATIVWKTSKLEREMQHLATICRHCGGGDWVVQSGVKCNSLACSVFYERRKVQKELRGLSSIATESELYPKCMAEWF from the exons ATGGCTGATTCTCAATCCGGTTCCAATGTTTTCAGTTTACGGATAGTTTCAATCGATTATTACATGGCTTCTCCAATCCCTGGTTATAATATTTGCTACAGTAGCTTCCAAG GTAGTGAGGTAAATGAAGTCCCTGTTATAAGGATATACGGCTCTACACCTGCTGGTCAGAAGACTTGCTTGCACATTCATCGT GCTTTACCATATCTCTATATTCCGTGCTCAGAAATTCCACTTGAGCATCATAAAGGAG tgGATGGAAGTACACTTGCTTTATCCCTTGAGTTAGAGAAGGCTCTAAAG CTTAAGGGAAATGCTGCTTCAAAAAGGCAACATATCCATGATTGTGAGATTGTAAGAGCAAAGAAGTTTTATGGGTACCACTCAACAGAGGAGGCTTTTGTGAAGATTTATCT CTACCATCCACCCGATGTGGCTCGTGCTGCCAGTCTTCTTCTG GCAGGTGCTGTTCTTGGTAAAAGTTTGCAGCCTTACGAGTCTCATATTCCCTTTATTCTCCAGTTTCTG GTTGATTATAATTTGTATGGAATGGGTCATGTGCATATATCAAAGATGAAGTTCCGTAGCCCAGTGCCTCACCATTTCCGGCCAAGGAGATTTGATTTGGATGATTGTCCGGGACAAAGGATTGACGAAGTGGCTATTACAAAG CAGGCAAATTCAAGTGCTGCTGCAAGCGTCAGTTTTCCTGTTTGGAGCTTGTCAACAATCCCAGGTCAGTGGATGTGGAATCTCTCTGAAGAATCTGATACACCGTTGAGCCAGAGCCAGCATAGGCACCAACACCATTACAGACGTCAGAGTCTCTGTGAACTTGAGGGAGATGCTACTAGTAGTG ATATTCTCAATCAACAGTTTAAAATGTACAACTCCCTTTCACAAGCCCAGTCTGATACTAACATGGTTCAGTCGCTTGTGGCAATTTGGGAG GAGGAGTATGAAAGGACTGGTGTGCATGATGCACCTATACCTCCTGATCCTGGTAAACCCTCTGCAGCTGATGTGTTGCAGACTATGTCAGATTATGTTGGGTTTGGGAATATGCTTAAAGAAATGCTAAACAAAGTTGAATTGTCTCCGCCTGGTATGAAGCCTACTGCAGTATCTTCAGCTGGTCCAGATATGCATGCCAAACCTGAAATTACTGATCTACAGGCTTTGAATCATATGGTTGGTACATGCAGTGAGTTTCCTGCATCAGAACAGCTTTCTCCACTTGGCGAGAAGAGTGAAGAAGCATCAATGGAAAATGatgaatatatgaaaacaCCCACGGACAGAGATACACCTGCTCAAATACAAGATGCTGAAGCCTTGGGTCTCTTTAAGTGGTTTGCCTCATCTCAGGCTGCAGAGGACATAAACTCAGATGATGAGATTCTCCGGGAAACTATCCTTAGTCCTCTTTTGCCTTTAGCGTCTATTAACAAGGTTCTTGAAATGGCTAGTACAGATTATGTGAGCCAATCCCAAAAGGAATGTCAAGACATTCTTGATTCTCAGGAAAATCTTCCAGACTTTGGGAGTTCGACTAAGAGAGCTTTACCTAGTAATCCTGATAGCCAGAATCTTAGAACTTCATCCGACAAACAATCTCTTGAAATAGAAGTCGCTAGTGATGTTCCAGATAGCTCCACTTCAAATGGAGCAAGCGAAAATTCATTCCGGAGATACAGAAAGAGTGATTTACATACGAGTGAAGTAATGGAGTATAAGAACAGGAGCTTCTCTAAGAGCAACAAGCCTAGCAACTCAGTATGGGGACCTTTACCTTTTACACTGACCAAAAATCTTCAGAAGGACTTTGACAGTACAAATGCTAGTGATAAACTTGGTTTAACAAAGATTAGTTCTTACCCCATGAATGAGATGACAGACAATTATATTGTTCCAGTCAAAGAACATCAAGCAGATGTTTGTAATACAATTGACAGAAACGTTTTGGCTGGATGTTCTCTGCGGGACTTGATGAGAAAAAAACGGTTATGCCATGGAGAATCGCCTGTTTCACAGCATATGAAGTCTAGGAAGGTTAGAGATTCCCGACACGGGGAAAAAAATGAGTGCACCTTGAGATGTGAGGCCAAAAAACAAGGTCCTGCTCTTTCTGCAGAATTTAGCGAATTTGTTTGTGGCGATACTCCAAATTTATCTCCTATAGATTCTGGAAATTGCGAGTGTAATATATCCACTGAGTCATCTGAACTTCATTCTGTTGATAGATGTTCAGCTAAAGAGACAGCAAGTCAAAACAGTGATGAAGTTTTAAGGAATTTGTCATCTACCACTGTTCCATTTGGTAAGGATCCACAAACTGTGGAATCAGGAACACTAGTGTCTAGCAATATACATGTTGGGATTGAAATAGATAGTGTCCAAAAATCGGGGAGGGAGCAAGAGTCAACTGCCAATGAAACTGATGAGACGGGAAGATTAATATGCCTAACCTTAAGCAAGAAGCCTCCTTCTCTCGATTGCCTAAGTGCTGGACTGCAGGATTCTGCACATTCTCATGAAATTCATGCCAGGGAAAAACAGCATGATGAATATG AGGGAAATTCCAACGACATCCCGTTTTTTCCCTTGGAGGACAACAAGGAGGAAAAGAAACACTTTTTCCAAGGAACTTCCCTTGGTATTCCCTTGCATCATCTCAATGACGGCTCCAATCTTTACCTACTGACCCCTGCCTTTTCACCCCCTTCTGTGGATTCTGTTTTACAATGGATATCGAATGACAAAG GAGACTCTAATATTGATTCAGAAAAACAACCATTACGAGATAATCATAATGATCGTGGAGCAAGTTTCACTGATCTTGCTTCTGCATCTAATGTGGTGTCTGTGTCTGAGCACGTGGAGCAGCATAATAACCTTTTTGTGAATTCAGAATCAAATGCTTATACAGAGTCGGAGATAGATCTGAAACCCAAAGGAACGTTTCTTAATCTTAACTTGCAGGCCAGTGTTTCCCAAGAGCTGTCTCAGATTTCAGGCCCTGATGGGAAATCTGGGCCCACTCCCTTAAGTCAAATGGGATTCCGAGATCCTGCGAGCATGGGTGCGGGGCAACAGCTTACAATTCTGAGTATAGAG GTTCATGCAGAGTCTAGAGGGGACCTGCGACCTGATCCACGATTTGATTCTGTCAATGTTATAGCTCTCGTCGTGCAGAATGACGATAGTTTTGTAGCTGAAGTATTTGTGCTTTTATTTAGTCCAGATAGCATTGATCAGAG AAATGTTGATGGCCTATCTGGATGCAAGTTGTCTGTATTCCTTGAAGAGAGGCAACTATTCAGATATTTTATTGAGACTTTATGTAAATGGGATCCAGATGTTCTTCTGGGCTGGGATATACAGGGCGGATCCATTGGTTTTCTAGCTGAAAGAGCTGCACAGCTTGGTATAAGATTTCTCAATAATATATCTAGGACGCCATCTCCGACCACAACAAACAATTCAGATAATAAGAGAAAACTTGGTAATAATCTGCTGCCAGATCCGTTGGTAGCTAATCCTGCTCAAGTAGAAGAAGTGGTAATTGAGGACGAGTGGGGCCGCACACATGCTAGTGGTGTTCATGTTGGAGGTAGAATTGTTCTCAATGCATGGCGTTTGATTCGCGGGGAAGTTAAACTCAACATGTACACGATTGAAGCTGTGTCAGAGGCTGTTTTGAGGCAGAAGGTTCCATCAATCCCCTATAAGGTATTGACAGAATGGTTTTCAAGTGGTCCTGCGGGTGCAAGATATAGATGCATAGAATATGTGATTCGGCGAGCAAATTTGAACCTTGAGATAATGAGCCAACTTGACATG ATAAATCGTACGTCAGAACTTGCTCGTGTTTTTGGTATAGACTTTTTCTCAGTTCTCTCCCGAGGTTCACAGTACAGAGTGGAATCCATGCTTCTGAGATTAGCACATACACAAAATTATCTTGCTATTTCTCCAGGAAACCAACAG GTTGCCTCTCAGCCAGCTATGGAATGTGTACCTCTTGTGATGGAACCAGAATCTGCCTTTTACGATGATCCTGTTATTGTGTTGGATTTTCAATCTCTTTACCCTTCAATGATTATAGCATATAATCTGTGCTTTTCTACATGTCTCGGAAAACTTGCACATTTGAAGATGAACACCCTTGGGGTCAGCTCATACTCTCTAGACCTCGATGTTCTTCAGGATTTAAATCAGATCCTACAGACCCCAAACAGTGTGATGTACGTGCCACCAGAG GTGCGTAGAGGAATTTTACCTAGGCTGCTAGAGGAGATTCTGTCTACAAGAATAATGGTGAAAAAAGCAATGAAAAAGTTGACTCCTTCAGAAGCAGTTCTTCACCGG ATATTTAATGCGAGGCAGCTTGCTTTAAAGCTGATAGCAAATGTGACTTATGGTTATACTGCTGCTGGCTTCAGTGGTCGAATGCCTTGTGCAGAGCTGGCAGATAGTATTGTCCAGTGTGGTCGTAGCACACTTGAGAAGGCTATTTCATTCGTCAATGCCAATGATAATTGGAACGCTAGAGTTGTATATGGTGACACTGATAG TATGTTTGTCCTCCTAAAAGGACGAACTGTAAAAGAAGCTTTTGTAGTCGGACAAGAGATTGCATCTGCAATAACTGAAATGAACCCACACCCAGTCACTTTAAAGATGGAGAAAGTCTATCACCCTTGTTTCCTTCTTACGAAGAAGCGTTATGTTGGGTACAGTTATGAAAGTCCCAATCAGAGAGAGCCTATATTTGATGCAAAAGGTATTGAAACTGTTCGAAGAGACACTTGTGAAGCTGTTGCGAAAACTATGGAGCAATCGTTGAGACTCTTTTTTGAACAGAAGAACATCTCTAAG GTTAAGTCGTACTTGTATAGACAGTGGAAGCGGATACTATCAGGGAGAGTGTCTCTTCAAGATTTTATCTTTGCAAAAGAAGTTCGGTTGGGTACTTACAGCACAAGAGACTCTTCACTCCTTCCTCCAGCAGCTATTGTGGCAACCAAATCAATGAAAGCAGACCCTCGGACAGAGCCACGCTATGCTGAACGAGTGCCTTATGTTGTGATTCATGGGGAGCCAGGAGCTCGACTTGTTGATATGGTTGTTGATCCACTGGTTCTTTTGGACGTCGATACACCCTACCGACTGAATGACTTATACTacatcaacaaacaaattatacCAGCTTTGCAAAGGGTATTTGGACTCGTGGGTGCAGACTTAAACCAGTGGTTTTTGGAGATGCCCCGTCTCACCAGAAGCTCCCTTGGTCAACGTCCCTTAAACTCTAAAAACTCACACAAAACAAggattgattatttttatctaTCGAAACATTGCATCTTGTGTGGGGAAGTTGTTCAAGAATCTGCTCAACTATGCAACCGGTGCCTTCAAAATAAAAGTGCTGCTGCTGCAACCATTGTTTGGAAGACTTCAAAGTTGGAGAGAGAGATGCAACACCTAGCCACG ATATGCAGACACTGTGGTGGGGGAGACTGGGTGGTGCAAAGCGGAGTGAAATGCAATTCCCTTGCGTGCTCAGTCTTTTACGAGAGACGGAAAGTTCAGAAAGAGCTTCGTGGCCTCTCCTCCATTGCTACTGAGAGTGAGCTTTACCCTAAATGCATGGCTGAGTGGTTCTAA